In Cydia fagiglandana chromosome 3, ilCydFagi1.1, whole genome shotgun sequence, the following are encoded in one genomic region:
- the LOC134680341 gene encoding PRL-1 phosphatase, whose product MKQKDIRPAPSLIEYKGMRFLITDRPSDVTIQSYLQELRKHNVCVVVRVCEPSYDVGPLKAENIEVRDLAYDDGTFPPANVVDEWFEILRDKAQNKPEAGVAVHCVAGLGRAPVMVAIALIELGMKYEEAVETIRDQRRGAINSKQLSYLEKYRPKSRLKKNGHKNSCCVQ is encoded by the exons ATGAAGCAGAAGGATATCCGGCCGGCGCCCTCGCTAATCGAGTACAAGGGTATGCGGTTCCTGATCACGGACCGCCCCTCTGACGTCACCATCCAGTCGTACCTACAG GAGCTGCGCAAGCACAACGTGTGCGTCGTGGTCCGCGTCTGCGAGCCCAGCTACGACGTCGGCCCGCTGAAGGCCGAAAACATCGAGGTCCGCGACTTGGCCTACGACGACGGTACCTTCCCGCCCGCCAACGTCGTGGACGAGTGGTTCGAGATCCTGCGCGATAA GGCCCAAAACAAGCCAGAAGCGGGCGTAGCAGTCCACTGCGTTGCCGGCCTCGGCCGGGCCCCAGTGATGGTCGCCATCGCGCTGATCGAGCTCGGCATGAAGTACGAGGAGGCCGTCGAGACCATCCGAGA CCAACGCCGCGGCGCCATCAACTCCAAGCAGCTGTCGTACCTGGAGAAGTACCGGCCCAAGTCCCGCCTCAAGAAGAACGGTCACAAGAACTCCTGCTGTGTGCAGTAA